TTCATTTTCAGCCTTTGCGGGTGGGGTTGCCTTGGCGGTGCTGATGGTGCCAATTGTGCTACGTACTACAGAGGAAGGTTTGTTATTAGTTCCTCAAGAAGTGCGACAAGCTGCGATTGGTGTAGGTGCAACTAAATTTCAAACGATTACTCAAATTGTTCTGCCTGCTGCCTTGCCAGCTATTGCTACAGCCGTTACCCTATCTTTGGCTAGAGCTGGAGGCGAAGCTGCTCCGTTGTTGTTCACAGCTTTAAACAACAACTTCTGGTCAACTGACCCGTTTGGACCGATCGCTACACTGCCAGTGCTAATTTACTTCTATGCAATTATTCCTTTCAAAGCTCAGCAAGAAATTGCTTGGGCTGCTGCTTTGGTCTTGTTAGGAATCATTCTTATAGTTAGTATTTCCTCTCGTCTGTTGACCCGGCAGAAAACCTATTAGTTTGCCTGCTCATCTACATGCCCGTGCTAAATTATAAAGCTGCTCACCTGCTGAACCATGAACCCTAACACTACCGATCAACTGAAGGCTCGAAGTGCTGCCACCCAAACAGCCGTTTTACGAGCAGAGAATGTTTCAATCTACTATGGCTCCTTTTTAGCCGTTCGTGAGGTATACCTAGACATTCCTAAGAATCAAGTAACTGCCTTTATCGGTCCTTCTGGCTGTGGTAAAAGTACCCTTCTTAGATGTTTTAACCGCCTCAATGATTTGATCCCTGGGGCTAAAGTTGAAGGAAGAATTACCTTCAATGGCATCAACATTTACGATCAGAAGGTTGATCCTGTACAAGTACGCCGCCGGGTTGGCATGGTATTCCAGAAACCAAATCCCTTTCCCAAGTCTATTTACGACAATATTGCTTTTGGGGCAAGAATCAATGGCTATCGTCGCGGCGAGATGGATGAGTTAGTGGAGAAATCCCTCCGTCAAGCTGCTCTATGGGATGAAGTAAAGGATAAGCTCAAGGAAAGCGGTCTCTCTCTGTCTGGTGGTCAGCAGCAGCGTTTGTGTATTGCCCGCGCTATAGCCCTTGCACCAGAAGTAGTACTGATGGATGAACCTGCCTCCGCCCTCGACCCCATCTCAACCCGGCGGGTTGAAGAGCTGATTCAGGACCTCAAAGAGCATTACACCATCATCATCGTCACTCACAATATGCAGCAGGCTACCCGGGTAGCTGATATGACGGCTTTCTTCAATGCGGAAGCAACAGAAAAAGGTCAACGCTTTGGCTATCTAGTTGAATACGATCAAACGCAGACTATCTTTAACAACCCTAAGGAAGAATTCACCCGGGATTATGTAAGTGGTCGCTTTGGTTAAGCCTAATTCAAATTTCAGCTAGTTGGTCTATTAACCAACAACCATAGTTTTAGTCGCATCTTCAAGGGGAAAAATTACGCTACTAACTATTGAAAAATTGAGCGATTAGAGCCAGTTGTCTGTAACGAACTGAGCTAGATGGCAGCGTGGACTTTACGTTGTCCAATGGTAAAATGCCAAGATTCCCTACTCTCTACTCCCTTTCGATAGTGGCTGCTCCCCATCAACTACTATGGTCTCTGATTGGCTTACTCCTGACTATTGGTGGTACGTTCCTTGAGGCATATGTCACCAGTGCTCCCGCGAGTTGGAGTGAGCATGGAATTCAGACTGTATCTCTGGGTGTCACCTATCAGATTGGCGCAGTGCTACTGGTAGGTTGTTTAGGCGGTAGAAATGCTGGTGCACTCTCCCAAATCGCTTATTTAATTCTCGGCTTAACCTGGTTACCTGTCTTCGCTCAAGGCGGTGGCATCCTATATCTTAAGCAGCCACACTTTGGCTATTTGCTGGGTTTTGTTCCTGGAGCCTGGGTTTGTGGCTTCCTGGCATTTCTAGCCCCCCCAAAATTAGAAACTCTTGCCTTTAGTTGTATTTGTGGTCTACTGGCAATCCACTTCTGCGGTCTAAGCTATCTGATCCTAAACCACTTCTTTAACTGGTCAGGTTCCCAGACACTGCCTTTACTACAAGCAGTCCTTAAGTATTCTTTCTATCCCCTACCGGGACAGCTAGCAGTAGTTTGTGCTGTTACGGTCTTAGCTTATGGCTTGAGACTCATCATGTTTTATTAGTCAAAATTTTCATTTGTCCGTTGTTGGATATCAACTGGCTGCGGACTACTTAACTAAATCGCTATGCGTTTGAAAAATCGCCTTTTCTGGGTTGCTGCACTCATTAGCGTTGTCTTAGACCAACTAACTAAATATTGGGTAGTACAAAACTTTAACTTAGAAGAGACAAGACCTCTATGGCCTGGAGTATTTCACCTCACGTATGTCATAAATACTGGTGCAGCTTTTAGTTTGTTGACCGGCAAGGCAGATTTATTACGCTGGCTATCTTTAGCAGTTAGTTTTGCACTGATGGCGCTGGCATGGTTTGGTCCAATTTTAAGCACTCTTGAACAGCTCGGCTATGGTCTAATTTTAGGGGGAGCTATAGGAAACGGCGTTGATCGATTTGTAGCCGGTAGTGTCGTAGATTTTTTGGACTTTCGATTAATTCGTTTTCCTGTGTTTAATCTGGCAGATGTGTTTATTAATCTAGGCATTATCTGCTTG
This window of the Chroococcidiopsis sp. CCMEE 29 genome carries:
- the pstB gene encoding phosphate ABC transporter ATP-binding protein PstB, coding for MNPNTTDQLKARSAATQTAVLRAENVSIYYGSFLAVREVYLDIPKNQVTAFIGPSGCGKSTLLRCFNRLNDLIPGAKVEGRITFNGINIYDQKVDPVQVRRRVGMVFQKPNPFPKSIYDNIAFGARINGYRRGEMDELVEKSLRQAALWDEVKDKLKESGLSLSGGQQQRLCIARAIALAPEVVLMDEPASALDPISTRRVEELIQDLKEHYTIIIVTHNMQQATRVADMTAFFNAEATEKGQRFGYLVEYDQTQTIFNNPKEEFTRDYVSGRFG
- a CDS encoding biotin transporter BioY, which produces MVAAPHQLLWSLIGLLLTIGGTFLEAYVTSAPASWSEHGIQTVSLGVTYQIGAVLLVGCLGGRNAGALSQIAYLILGLTWLPVFAQGGGILYLKQPHFGYLLGFVPGAWVCGFLAFLAPPKLETLAFSCICGLLAIHFCGLSYLILNHFFNWSGSQTLPLLQAVLKYSFYPLPGQLAVVCAVTVLAYGLRLIMFY
- the lspA gene encoding signal peptidase II codes for the protein MRLKNRLFWVAALISVVLDQLTKYWVVQNFNLEETRPLWPGVFHLTYVINTGAAFSLLTGKADLLRWLSLAVSFALMALAWFGPILSTLEQLGYGLILGGAIGNGVDRFVAGSVVDFLDFRLIRFPVFNLADVFINLGIICLLIASIPKASTSNRRSR